A portion of the Acidobacteriota bacterium genome contains these proteins:
- a CDS encoding DNA-formamidopyrimidine glycosylase family protein, with translation MPELPDVELYLHALTTRVVGRRLERIRLASPFLLRSVRPPISTAEGKAVTGLRRIGKRIVFEQEDELFLVIHLMVAGRFQWKPRHEGDPPAKIPGRLGSAAFDFAAGTLLLTEAGSKKRASLHLVEGEKGLRLHDPGGIEPLTSPDEAVLAALRAENHTLKRALTDPHILAGIGNAYSDEILHRAQLSPFKQTKHLTDDEGDRLLQAMRAVLTEWIERLQTETGDGFPKKVTAFRPEMAVHGRYREPCPECGAPVQRILYAENESNYCAPCQTGGKLLADRVLSKLLKGDWPKTLEELERRKDAAS, from the coding sequence TTGCCTGAGCTGCCTGACGTCGAGCTGTACCTTCACGCCCTGACGACCCGGGTGGTCGGCCGACGGCTGGAGCGCATTCGCCTGGCGAGCCCCTTTCTGTTGCGCAGCGTTCGGCCGCCGATCTCCACGGCGGAAGGCAAGGCGGTCACCGGCCTCCGAAGAATCGGCAAGCGGATCGTCTTCGAGCAGGAAGATGAACTGTTCCTGGTGATCCACCTGATGGTCGCCGGGCGATTCCAGTGGAAGCCGCGGCACGAAGGTGACCCGCCGGCCAAGATCCCCGGCCGGCTCGGATCGGCGGCGTTCGACTTTGCCGCGGGCACGCTGCTGCTGACGGAGGCCGGCTCGAAGAAGCGGGCATCGCTCCATCTGGTGGAGGGCGAGAAGGGCCTACGCTTGCACGATCCCGGCGGCATCGAACCGTTGACCTCGCCCGACGAGGCCGTACTGGCCGCTCTGCGAGCCGAGAACCACACCCTCAAACGAGCCCTGACCGACCCGCACATCCTGGCCGGCATCGGCAACGCCTACTCGGACGAGATCCTGCACCGGGCTCAGCTCTCGCCTTTCAAGCAGACCAAGCACCTGACCGACGACGAAGGCGATCGCCTACTCCAGGCGATGCGGGCGGTCCTCACGGAGTGGATCGAGCGCTTGCAGACCGAGACCGGCGACGGCTTCCCGAAGAAGGTCACCGCCTTCCGCCCGGAGATGGCCGTCCACGGGCGCTACCGCGAGCCTTGCCCGGAGTGCGGCGCCCCGGTGCAGCGCATTCTGTACGCGGAGAACGAGTCCAATTACTGCGCCCCCTGCCAGACCGGCGGCAAGCTGCTGGCGGACCGGGTGCTCTCCAAGCTCTTGAAAGGCGACTGGCCAAAGACGCTCGAAGAGTTGGAGCGGCGTAAGGACGCTGCCTCCTGA
- a CDS encoding polysaccharide deacetylase family protein: MRNSYRILAFVLVFIAGVPALAGTEGIPLLVTVDDLPMSGSLHRDPEERLRLTREMLAALERHAVPAVGFVNWGRLQEGDEAVLAAWLEAGHELGNHTANHPSLHRLTAAEFIADAEAGRAGLAEFLRQRDPASTVRFFRFPYLREGDSQAKLDAVRAYLDESGQRNVPVTLDNQDWSLALPWLEAGDDETAQGRIAESYHESMHVSIRSQWKLSERLFDRPVPQVLLLHAMAVSGAQWDRLFEWLKEKGYRFAAADEVLADPVFAEAPGYVGSHGPGLWHREQHERRKAEAVAEIKTFLLEQAEAWNRGDLVTFADSYAEDALFVSPTGLTRGRAEVLARYQRRYPDGKAMGHLTFEFLSVEPVTGTEVSLLGDAVPSAVHGATVVARWMLGYPDEYEREDASGLTLIVLRRKTGGGWEVTEDASM, from the coding sequence ATGCGCAATTCATACCGGATTCTCGCCTTTGTCCTCGTCTTCATCGCTGGAGTCCCGGCTTTGGCCGGTACCGAGGGCATCCCCCTCCTCGTCACCGTCGACGATCTGCCGATGTCCGGCAGCCTCCATCGAGATCCCGAGGAGCGTCTGCGCCTCACCCGGGAGATGCTCGCCGCCCTCGAACGGCACGCCGTTCCGGCCGTCGGCTTTGTCAACTGGGGCCGCCTGCAGGAGGGGGACGAGGCGGTGCTCGCGGCCTGGCTCGAGGCCGGTCATGAGCTGGGCAATCACACCGCCAACCATCCGAGCCTGCACCGGTTGACGGCGGCAGAATTCATCGCCGACGCCGAGGCCGGTCGCGCGGGGCTGGCGGAGTTTCTGCGTCAGCGCGATCCCGCATCGACGGTGCGCTTTTTTCGTTTTCCCTACCTGCGCGAAGGTGACAGCCAAGCGAAACTCGACGCCGTGCGGGCCTACCTGGACGAATCCGGCCAACGTAATGTGCCGGTGACCCTGGACAACCAGGACTGGAGTCTCGCCCTTCCTTGGCTGGAGGCCGGCGACGACGAGACCGCGCAGGGCCGTATCGCCGAGTCGTACCACGAGTCGATGCACGTCTCGATTCGCTCCCAATGGAAACTCTCCGAGCGCCTCTTCGACCGCCCGGTGCCCCAGGTATTGCTGCTCCACGCCATGGCGGTGAGCGGCGCGCAGTGGGATCGGTTGTTCGAGTGGCTCAAGGAGAAGGGCTACCGCTTTGCCGCAGCGGACGAGGTGCTGGCCGATCCGGTGTTCGCCGAAGCGCCGGGCTACGTTGGATCCCACGGACCGGGCCTTTGGCACCGGGAGCAGCACGAGCGCCGCAAGGCCGAGGCGGTGGCCGAAATCAAGACCTTCCTCCTCGAACAGGCCGAGGCCTGGAATCGCGGCGACCTGGTGACCTTCGCCGACTCCTACGCCGAAGATGCGCTCTTCGTCTCGCCCACCGGCCTCACCCGCGGCCGGGCGGAGGTGCTGGCGCGCTATCAGCGGCGCTACCCGGACGGCAAGGCGATGGGGCACCTCACCTTCGAGTTCCTCTCCGTTGAGCCGGTCACCGGCACAGAGGTCTCCCTCCTCGGCGACGCCGTGCCGAGCGCCGTCCACGGCGCCACGGTGGTGGCCCGTTGGATGCTCGGCTACCCGGACGAGTACGAACGGGAAGACGCCTCGGGACTGACCCTGATCGTGCTGCGGCGGAAGACCGGTGGAGGATGGGAGGTCACCGAGGACGCCTCGATGTAG
- a CDS encoding energy transducer TonB: MRIGCLLPLVLLSFAALAPPVLPQGGDSNINAIESALESRSPLRALRLARRALERLTQRVSDDPEGAAQIARLLALQAVAEAGIDDLDSARWSWALALHLDPEVQDLNLLRFGPTGTLVASWEERPLAVDGEITDERFAERPGGPATLFSVDGDSILPDRKSGKDPRYGRGSSPRPVILQIHLDRRGRPTLPRVVEAPSPLRAYLATEAVRDWRFQPARINGNEVAVYINWRVDFR, encoded by the coding sequence ATGCGAATCGGCTGCCTCCTTCCGCTCGTCCTTCTCTCGTTCGCCGCTCTCGCCCCGCCGGTGTTGCCGCAGGGCGGAGACTCCAACATCAACGCGATCGAAAGCGCCCTGGAGAGCCGCTCACCGCTGCGCGCCCTGCGACTGGCCCGCCGCGCCCTGGAAAGGCTCACCCAACGGGTGTCCGATGACCCAGAGGGCGCCGCCCAGATCGCCCGCCTGCTGGCCCTCCAAGCGGTGGCCGAGGCGGGCATCGACGACCTCGACTCCGCCCGCTGGAGTTGGGCCCTCGCCCTCCACCTCGATCCGGAAGTTCAGGACCTCAACCTGCTGCGCTTCGGCCCCACCGGCACTCTGGTGGCCTCCTGGGAGGAGCGCCCGCTGGCGGTCGACGGCGAGATCACCGACGAGCGGTTCGCCGAGCGGCCTGGCGGCCCGGCAACTCTGTTCTCCGTCGATGGCGACTCCATCCTGCCGGACCGCAAGAGCGGCAAGGATCCGCGCTACGGACGCGGCTCGTCGCCGCGGCCGGTGATCCTCCAGATCCACCTCGACCGGCGGGGCCGGCCGACGCTGCCGCGAGTGGTCGAAGCGCCTTCTCCGTTACGCGCCTACCTGGCGACGGAAGCAGTGCGCGACTGGCGCTTCCAGCCGGCCCGCATCAACGGCAACGAGGTGGCCGTGTACATCAACTGGCGGGTCGACTTCCGCTAG
- a CDS encoding Glu/Leu/Phe/Val dehydrogenase dimerization domain-containing protein gives MASHFDNALQYFTDAARVMDVSPSIEKLLVTPARQMKVEVAIERDDGTVAVYDGFRVQHNAARGPFKGGIRFHPEANDDEVNALASLMTWKTAVVGIPYGGGKGGVMVNPHELSNSELQRLTRKFVDQIHFIIGPNIDIPAPDVNTNSQTMAWIADQYGKFHGFEPGVVTGKPIEIYGSQGRDEATGRGVALCSKWALESLGRSIEGATVAIQGYGNVGSWAGRILDSWGAQVAAVGDHAAYLKNPEGFDAAALADHVKASPERSIKGFPGADDSSEEELFAMDVDVLIPAALGGVITDEVAATVRAPVIVEGANGPTVPSAHRSLVNQGTLIVPDILANAGGVSVSYFEWVQNTQRFYWERDEVNEKLERLLRKAWDAVTTMAERRSLDLRTAAFVLAIREVGKATVLRGL, from the coding sequence ATGGCGAGCCACTTCGACAACGCCCTCCAGTACTTCACCGACGCGGCGCGCGTCATGGACGTGAGCCCCTCGATCGAAAAACTGCTGGTGACGCCGGCACGCCAGATGAAGGTCGAGGTGGCGATCGAGAGGGACGACGGCACGGTGGCCGTGTACGACGGCTTCCGGGTGCAGCACAACGCCGCCCGCGGCCCCTTCAAGGGCGGCATCCGCTTCCATCCGGAAGCGAACGACGACGAGGTCAACGCGCTCGCCAGCTTGATGACCTGGAAGACCGCCGTTGTGGGAATTCCTTACGGCGGCGGCAAAGGCGGCGTGATGGTCAATCCGCACGAGCTGAGCAACAGCGAACTGCAGCGCCTGACCCGCAAGTTCGTGGACCAGATCCACTTCATCATCGGCCCGAACATCGACATCCCGGCGCCGGACGTCAACACCAACTCCCAGACCATGGCCTGGATCGCCGACCAGTACGGCAAATTTCACGGCTTCGAGCCCGGCGTCGTCACCGGCAAGCCGATCGAGATCTACGGCTCCCAAGGTCGGGACGAGGCCACCGGCCGCGGTGTGGCGCTGTGCTCGAAGTGGGCGCTCGAAAGTCTCGGCCGGAGCATCGAAGGGGCCACCGTCGCCATCCAGGGTTACGGCAACGTCGGGAGCTGGGCCGGAAGGATTCTCGACTCCTGGGGCGCCCAGGTGGCGGCCGTGGGCGACCACGCCGCGTATCTCAAAAACCCCGAGGGCTTCGATGCGGCGGCCCTGGCGGACCACGTCAAAGCCAGTCCGGAGCGCTCCATCAAAGGCTTCCCGGGCGCCGACGACAGTTCCGAAGAGGAACTCTTCGCAATGGACGTGGACGTGTTGATTCCGGCCGCCCTGGGCGGCGTGATCACCGATGAGGTGGCCGCCACGGTGCGGGCGCCGGTGATCGTCGAGGGCGCCAACGGCCCGACGGTGCCCTCCGCCCACCGCTCGCTGGTAAACCAGGGCACGCTGATCGTGCCGGACATCTTGGCCAACGCCGGCGGGGTGAGCGTGAGCTACTTCGAGTGGGTGCAGAACACCCAGCGCTTCTACTGGGAGCGCGACGAGGTCAACGAAAAGCTGGAGCGCCTGCTGCGCAAAGCTTGGGACGCGGTGACCACCATGGCCGAGCGCCGCAGCCTCGACCTGCGCACCGCCGCCTTCGTGCTGGCGATTCGCGAAGTGGGCAAGGCCACGGTCCTGCGCGGACTCTGA
- a CDS encoding DUF3516 domain-containing protein, whose protein sequence is MTASSTLADHLPADRLTDPDEILVRFLDWVGAVGFELYEAQEEAILELVAGRHVILNTPTGSGKSLVAQALHFKAVCEGRTSFYTSPIKALASEKFFSLCDDFGADRVGMLTGDASINPEAPILCCTAEVLSNMALRRGEETDAPYVVMDEFHYYSDPERGVAWQVPLITLPHTTFLLMSATLGNTAPIAERLEETTGRKASHVSSDERPVPLDFDYRDTPLTETVQELLDAGKAPIYIVNFTQRECAELAQSLTSLKPAAREERDMVWEALGDFRFDTPYGKELKRFLGFGVGVHHAGLLPKYRLTVEQLAQQSLLKVICGTDTLGVGVNVPIRTVLFTKLAKYDGQKVGILSVRDFQQIAGRAGRRGFDERGSVVAQAPEHIIEKARIERSDASAKAKRKKLAKKKGPGKGDVSWTKETFESLMNRPPEMLQSRFRITHGMVLDLVQRDAALDDPERGNFTSIRELVAASHEDDGSKRQHLRDAAERIRSLGRAGVLTMQRDTDTDYLWAVVDEELQENFSLHQVLSLYLVEALGTLDPEEPEYPVLVLTFVEAILEDPRAVLYKLQDRAREEAVMRMKAEGVDYDERMERLEEITHPKPDAERIYQTFNAFREIHPWVRGEAIKPKAVGREMFEQYMSFADFVRRYGLARSEGVLLRYLSQLYKTLAQSVPEKYKTEGVLDVQSFFRTMIERVDTSLIEEWESLMHPELVYDATGEHAEERVKAKEELRLYELFHDPKAFTARVRAELHHLVRALSQEDWEAAAGCVKSADPEEPWTAERFEETLAFFLADYEEILFTPDARQAHWTRIEAEGPRRWKVEHTLIDPEGDNFWHLAGEVDLRDEESLDGPLIRLVRIGE, encoded by the coding sequence GTGACCGCTTCCTCCACCCTCGCCGACCACCTTCCCGCCGACCGGCTCACCGATCCGGACGAGATCCTCGTCCGTTTTCTGGACTGGGTCGGCGCCGTGGGGTTTGAGCTGTACGAGGCGCAGGAGGAAGCGATTCTGGAGTTGGTGGCCGGGCGGCACGTGATCCTGAACACCCCCACCGGTTCGGGCAAGTCGCTGGTGGCCCAGGCGCTTCACTTCAAGGCGGTGTGCGAGGGGCGAACATCGTTCTACACCAGCCCGATCAAGGCGCTGGCGTCGGAGAAGTTCTTTTCTCTGTGCGACGACTTCGGAGCGGACCGGGTGGGGATGCTCACCGGCGACGCCTCGATCAATCCGGAGGCGCCGATCCTGTGCTGCACCGCCGAGGTGCTGTCGAACATGGCGCTGCGGCGCGGCGAGGAGACGGACGCGCCCTATGTGGTGATGGACGAGTTCCACTACTACTCGGATCCGGAGCGCGGGGTGGCCTGGCAGGTGCCACTGATCACCTTGCCGCACACCACCTTCCTGCTGATGTCCGCCACCCTCGGCAACACGGCGCCGATCGCCGAGCGGCTGGAGGAGACCACCGGTCGCAAGGCTTCGCATGTGAGTTCCGACGAGCGACCGGTGCCGCTCGACTTCGACTACCGGGACACACCGCTGACCGAGACGGTGCAGGAGCTTCTCGATGCCGGCAAGGCGCCGATCTACATCGTCAACTTCACCCAGCGCGAGTGCGCCGAGCTGGCCCAGAGCTTGACGTCTTTGAAGCCCGCCGCCCGGGAGGAGCGCGACATGGTGTGGGAGGCCTTGGGCGATTTCCGCTTCGACACGCCCTACGGCAAAGAGCTGAAGCGCTTTCTCGGCTTCGGAGTCGGCGTGCACCACGCCGGGCTGCTGCCCAAGTACCGGCTGACGGTGGAGCAGCTCGCCCAGCAGAGTCTCCTCAAAGTGATTTGCGGCACGGACACCCTCGGCGTGGGGGTGAACGTTCCCATCCGCACGGTGCTCTTTACCAAGCTGGCGAAGTACGACGGCCAGAAGGTGGGCATTCTCTCGGTGCGCGACTTCCAGCAGATCGCCGGCCGCGCCGGCCGCCGCGGCTTCGACGAGCGCGGCAGCGTGGTGGCTCAGGCACCAGAACACATCATCGAGAAAGCGCGCATCGAGCGCAGCGACGCCAGCGCCAAGGCCAAGCGCAAGAAGTTGGCGAAGAAGAAAGGTCCCGGCAAGGGCGACGTGTCCTGGACGAAGGAGACCTTCGAAAGCCTGATGAACCGGCCGCCGGAGATGCTCCAGTCGCGCTTCCGCATCACCCACGGCATGGTGCTGGATCTGGTGCAGCGGGACGCCGCCCTCGACGACCCGGAGCGCGGCAACTTCACCTCCATCCGCGAGCTGGTCGCCGCCAGCCACGAAGACGACGGCTCGAAGCGCCAACACCTGCGAGACGCCGCCGAGCGCATCCGCTCCCTGGGACGGGCCGGCGTCCTCACGATGCAGCGCGACACGGACACCGACTACCTGTGGGCGGTGGTGGACGAGGAGCTCCAGGAGAATTTCTCCCTCCACCAGGTACTCTCCCTGTATCTAGTGGAAGCCCTCGGCACGCTGGATCCCGAAGAGCCCGAGTACCCGGTGCTGGTGTTGACCTTCGTCGAAGCGATTCTGGAAGATCCCCGGGCGGTGCTCTACAAGCTCCAGGACAGGGCGCGCGAAGAGGCCGTGATGCGCATGAAGGCGGAGGGCGTCGACTACGACGAGCGCATGGAACGGCTGGAGGAGATCACCCACCCGAAGCCCGACGCCGAGCGCATCTACCAGACCTTCAACGCCTTCCGCGAGATCCATCCCTGGGTGCGCGGCGAGGCGATCAAGCCGAAGGCCGTCGGGCGGGAGATGTTCGAGCAGTACATGTCCTTCGCGGACTTCGTGCGCCGCTACGGCCTGGCCCGCAGCGAAGGCGTGCTGCTGCGCTACCTGTCGCAGCTCTACAAGACCCTCGCCCAGAGCGTGCCGGAAAAGTACAAGACCGAAGGGGTGCTCGACGTGCAAAGTTTCTTCCGCACCATGATCGAGCGGGTGGACACCAGCCTGATCGAGGAGTGGGAAAGCCTGATGCACCCGGAGCTGGTGTACGACGCCACCGGTGAGCACGCCGAAGAGCGCGTCAAGGCAAAGGAAGAACTCCGCCTCTACGAGCTGTTCCACGATCCCAAGGCCTTCACCGCGCGGGTGCGCGCCGAGCTGCACCACCTGGTGCGCGCCCTGTCGCAGGAGGATTGGGAAGCCGCCGCCGGCTGCGTGAAGAGTGCCGACCCGGAAGAACCCTGGACCGCCGAGCGCTTCGAAGAGACCCTCGCCTTCTTCCTGGCGGACTACGAAGAGATCCTCTTCACGCCGGACGCCCGCCAGGCCCACTGGACCCGTATCGAAGCCGAAGGCCCGCGCCGGTGGAAGGTGGAACACACCCTGATCGATCCCGAAGGCGACAACTTCTGGCACCTCGCCGGCGAGGTCGATCTGCGCGATGAAGAGAGCCTCGACGGGCCGCTGATCCGGCTGGTGCGTATCGGGGAGTGA
- a CDS encoding DUF4328 domain-containing protein — protein MAPEESYVPGTEHPVEVAEAPPAESIDDIARQRGHRLTGLLIANLVVGSLGVLTGLVQWVLVAGIREGRDFSNHLLTVSDWTSIGIDLIQGVLFLVTAIFWLRWLHASYKALERRQGEALRFTPGWAVGYWFIPLVNLLRPYQVMEELRAQSQSITDEPFAKAQASTIGFWWVLWVASHFVNRTDTRLALRAETFEQITFSTVFSIGADALMLGLTAIALMVIRHLVALQLQWQPFEEDIALEVDND, from the coding sequence ATGGCTCCCGAGGAATCGTATGTTCCCGGCACCGAACATCCAGTAGAGGTGGCAGAGGCACCACCGGCGGAATCCATTGACGACATCGCGCGCCAGAGGGGTCATCGGCTAACGGGCCTACTGATCGCCAACCTAGTCGTCGGCTCGCTAGGAGTCCTGACGGGCCTGGTTCAATGGGTCCTGGTTGCGGGCATCCGGGAGGGAAGGGACTTCTCCAATCATCTCCTCACCGTCTCCGACTGGACGTCTATCGGCATCGACCTGATCCAAGGCGTTCTCTTTCTGGTCACCGCAATCTTCTGGCTGCGATGGCTCCATGCCTCGTACAAAGCGCTGGAGCGAAGACAAGGCGAAGCGTTGAGATTCACGCCGGGATGGGCTGTCGGTTATTGGTTCATCCCGCTGGTCAACCTCCTGCGACCGTACCAGGTCATGGAGGAACTGCGAGCCCAAAGCCAGTCGATCACCGACGAACCCTTCGCCAAAGCCCAGGCTTCCACTATCGGATTCTGGTGGGTTCTGTGGGTGGCTAGTCACTTCGTCAACCGAACGGATACTCGACTCGCCCTCCGTGCGGAGACCTTTGAGCAGATCACCTTTTCGACCGTCTTCAGCATCGGTGCCGACGCCCTGATGCTCGGACTGACCGCCATCGCACTCATGGTGATTCGGCATCTGGTCGCACTCCAGCTCCAATGGCAGCCGTTCGAAGAGGACATCGCGCTCGAGGTCGACAACGATTGA
- a CDS encoding cyclic nucleotide-binding domain-containing protein, whose protein sequence is MNYRAFPLFQDLPETELAEFVAACREETLAAGEAFIEAGTSSDTLYFVLAGTLEVFQELDGEDVQLAVLEAPAVVGEMEALTGDPRAASVRPLEETRALVLPCATLRERYLQGDRPTLKVFLHITRVLARRLHAMNKKFVELQNEDTVPQVHDLQRFQQKLFAEWSF, encoded by the coding sequence ATGAACTATCGAGCCTTTCCCCTGTTCCAGGATCTCCCCGAGACCGAACTGGCCGAATTCGTGGCCGCCTGCCGGGAAGAAACGCTGGCCGCCGGCGAGGCCTTCATCGAAGCCGGCACTTCCAGCGACACCCTGTACTTCGTGCTCGCCGGCACCCTGGAAGTCTTTCAGGAGCTGGACGGCGAAGACGTCCAGCTCGCGGTGCTCGAAGCCCCGGCAGTGGTCGGCGAAATGGAGGCCCTGACCGGCGATCCCCGCGCCGCCTCGGTGCGCCCGCTGGAGGAAACCCGCGCCCTGGTGCTGCCTTGCGCCACCCTACGCGAGCGTTACCTGCAGGGCGACCGGCCGACCCTGAAGGTCTTCCTCCACATCACCCGCGTCCTCGCCCGGCGGCTCCACGCCATGAACAAAAAGTTCGTCGAGCTGCAGAACGAAGACACCGTCCCCCAGGTCCACGACCTCCAGCGCTTCCAGCAAAAGCTGTTCGCCGAGTGGAGCTTCTAG